From Syngnathoides biaculeatus isolate LvHL_M chromosome 19, ASM1980259v1, whole genome shotgun sequence, a single genomic window includes:
- the LOC133492935 gene encoding ADP-ribosyl cyclase/cyclic ADP-ribose hydrolase 1 isoform X1, with amino-acid sequence MGEAAGLAKRQNPVRLNLWVCVCGVGGVPTVFLVVSMCGGPLRALGTTANIKHIAMGRCFDYITLVNPSVWYDCEEIWRAFEEAVVGQASCDVAAEQYRRMFQAMPQTWACDRFLFWSKTKRLIQDYTAVARHFRTLEDTLVGFMFNDLVWCGRQEDADFDFRSCPKWSACLNHPVHSLWRQASKNFAELACGNITVLLNGSIESAFNRNSMFGSVELDNLNPRRVNFVNIKVVTNVEGPFVESCSEGSVADLIRILQSRGFRWTCSDNDQILMTLQCLRKPEHPSCRPCADSLSAGRSAVRLADFGAAKTNAVSEK; translated from the exons ATGGGAGAAGCGGCGGGActggcaaaaagacaaaatcctGTAAGACTCAacttgtgggtgtgtgtgtgtggggtggggggggttccaACAGTTTTCCTGGTGGTCAGCATGTGCGGGGGCCCCCTGCGAGCGCTGGGCACGACCGCCAACATCAAGCACATCGCCATGGGCAGATGCTTCGATTACATCACGCTCGTCAACCCCAGCGTGTG GTACGACTGCGAGGAGATCTGGCGAGCGTTCGAGGAGGCGGTGGTGGGACAGGCTTCGTGCGACGTGGCCGCCGAGCAGTACCGCCGCATGTTCCAAGCCATGCCGCAAACGTGGGCCTGCGACCGG TTCCTGTTTTGGAGCAAGACCAAGAGGCTGATACAGGACTACACGGCCGTGGCGCGTCACTTCCGGACGCTGGAGGACACGCTGGTGGGGTTCATGTTCAACGACCTGGTCTGGTGCGGCCGACAGGAAGACGCGG ATTTCGATTTCCGCTCCTGCCCCAAATGGTCGGCGTGTTTGAATCATCCCGTCCACTCCTTGTGGAGGCAAGCGTCCAAAAAC TTCGCCGAGCTGGCCTGCGGCAACATCACCGTGCTGCTCAACGGCTCCATCGAGTCGGCTTTCAACAGGAACAG CATGTTCGGAAGCGTGGAGCTGGACAATCTGAACCCGCGACGGGTGAACTTCGTCAACATTAAAGTGGTGACGAACGTGGAGGGCCCGTTCGT AGAATCCTGCAGCGAGGGTTCCGTCGCGGACTTGATCCGAATCCTGCAGTCTCGAGGATTCCGCTGGACGTGCTCGGACAACGACCA GATCCTGATGACCCTGCAGTGCCTCCGGAAACCGGAACACCCGTCGTGCCGGCCCTGCGCGGACAGCCTGTCAGCCGGAAGGTCCGCGGTCCGGCTGGCGGATTTCGGCGCCGCAAAGACAAATGCCGTGTCAGAAAAATGA
- the LOC133492935 gene encoding ADP-ribosyl cyclase/cyclic ADP-ribose hydrolase 1 isoform X2: protein MGIKSVTAFFLVVSMCGGPLRALGTTANIKHIAMGRCFDYITLVNPSVWYDCEEIWRAFEEAVVGQASCDVAAEQYRRMFQAMPQTWACDRFLFWSKTKRLIQDYTAVARHFRTLEDTLVGFMFNDLVWCGRQEDADFDFRSCPKWSACLNHPVHSLWRQASKNFAELACGNITVLLNGSIESAFNRNSMFGSVELDNLNPRRVNFVNIKVVTNVEGPFVESCSEGSVADLIRILQSRGFRWTCSDNDQILMTLQCLRKPEHPSCRPCADSLSAGRSAVRLADFGAAKTNAVSEK, encoded by the exons ATGGGAATAAAAAGCGTCACAGCAT TTTTCCTGGTGGTCAGCATGTGCGGGGGCCCCCTGCGAGCGCTGGGCACGACCGCCAACATCAAGCACATCGCCATGGGCAGATGCTTCGATTACATCACGCTCGTCAACCCCAGCGTGTG GTACGACTGCGAGGAGATCTGGCGAGCGTTCGAGGAGGCGGTGGTGGGACAGGCTTCGTGCGACGTGGCCGCCGAGCAGTACCGCCGCATGTTCCAAGCCATGCCGCAAACGTGGGCCTGCGACCGG TTCCTGTTTTGGAGCAAGACCAAGAGGCTGATACAGGACTACACGGCCGTGGCGCGTCACTTCCGGACGCTGGAGGACACGCTGGTGGGGTTCATGTTCAACGACCTGGTCTGGTGCGGCCGACAGGAAGACGCGG ATTTCGATTTCCGCTCCTGCCCCAAATGGTCGGCGTGTTTGAATCATCCCGTCCACTCCTTGTGGAGGCAAGCGTCCAAAAAC TTCGCCGAGCTGGCCTGCGGCAACATCACCGTGCTGCTCAACGGCTCCATCGAGTCGGCTTTCAACAGGAACAG CATGTTCGGAAGCGTGGAGCTGGACAATCTGAACCCGCGACGGGTGAACTTCGTCAACATTAAAGTGGTGACGAACGTGGAGGGCCCGTTCGT AGAATCCTGCAGCGAGGGTTCCGTCGCGGACTTGATCCGAATCCTGCAGTCTCGAGGATTCCGCTGGACGTGCTCGGACAACGACCA GATCCTGATGACCCTGCAGTGCCTCCGGAAACCGGAACACCCGTCGTGCCGGCCCTGCGCGGACAGCCTGTCAGCCGGAAGGTCCGCGGTCCGGCTGGCGGATTTCGGCGCCGCAAAGACAAATGCCGTGTCAGAAAAATGA
- the tyms gene encoding thymidylate synthase yields the protein MFLHKMPATGILVTGDNGGEKPKEEKVSSLSSFCDERGYLNLVKFILEHGSKKGDRTGTGVLSVFGAQARYSLRDQFPLLTTKKVFWKGIVEELLWFIKGSTNSKELSEKGVKIWDSNGSRWFLDKCGFSEREEGDLGPVYGFQWRHFGADYTDMHADYTGQGVDQLQKVIDTIKSNPDDRRIIMCAWNPKDLPLMALPPCHALCQFYVCEGELSCQLYQRSADMGLGVPFNIASYALLTCMIAHVAGLRPGDFVHTLGDAHVYANHVEPLKAQLRREVRPFPKMEILRKVERIDNFRAEDFALVGYDPHPAIKMEMAV from the exons atgtttctgCATAAAATGCCCGCAACGGGGATCCTAGTTACCGGGGACAACGGCGGCGAGAAGCCGAAAGAGGAGAAGGTGAGCTCGCTGAGTTCATTTTGCGACGAGCGCGGCTATCTGAACCTGGTGAAGTTCATTCTGGAGCACGGCTCCAAGAAAGGAGACCGGACCGGGACCGGCGTCCTCTCGGTGTTCGGCGCGCAGGCCCGATACAGCCTCCGCG ATCAGTTTCCTTTGCTCACCACCAAAAAAGTGTTCTGGAAAGGAATCGTCGAAGAGCTACTTTGGTTTATCAAG GGATCGACGAATTCCAAGGAGCTGTCGGAGAAAGGCGTAAAGATTTGGGACTCCAACGGCTCACGGTGGTTCCTGGACAAGTGCGGCTTTAGCGAGCGCGAGGAAGGCGACCTGGGACCCGTCTACGGCTTCCAGTGGCGCCACTTCGGCGCCGACTACACAGACATGCACGCCG ATTACACAGGGCAAGGCGTGGACCAGCTGCAGAAAGTCATCGACACCATTAAGAGTAACCCGGACGACAGGCGCATCATCATGTGCGCGTGGAACCCGAAAG aTCTGCCGCTGATGGCGCTGCCGCCCTGCCACGCCCTGTGCCAGTTCTACGTGTGCGAGGGCGAGCTGTCGTGCCAGCTGTACCAGCGCTCGGCCGACATGGGCCTGGGCGTGCCCTTCAACATCGCCAGCTACGCGCTGCTCACGTGCATGATCGCGCACGTCGCGGGGCTCCGCCCCGGCGACTTCGTCCACacgctgggcgacgcgcacgtCTACGCCAACCACGTGGAACCGCTCAAAGCGCAG CTGCGGAGGGAGGTCCGCCCCTTCCCCAAAATGGAGATCCTGCGGAAGGTGGAGCGCATCGACAATTTCCGCGCCGAGGACTTCGCGCTCGTCGGCTACGACCCGCACCCGGCCATCAAGATGGAGATGGCCGTGTGA
- the LOC133492934 gene encoding collectin-12-like isoform X1 → MHRNERHDFADEEEVQSFGYKRFAIQEGAQCTKCKKEWALKTSIALLYVLCTLLTIAVAVLGYKVVKRVDSVSEGVANYGGKIIAVETDLKKLDDQSGEKSENATTAIHAFKSKVWALQRQLSTMEEHLHGDQVKLSQLQNLDSEIQSGQASIRDLLDSNTAALRFVNGTLHTYGGVLGGLRDDTNRLQRELQQQVKLQNQVLLSIGGLNLTQAQQRGLIEALHRSVDDTSQNIQKVRNDFQILEQTTRQTRSDTEWLRSKVDNLQVLATNASTLSKANNDSLEEVGSQLAFVSSQLQNTSTLAEAHDQSLKDILDRQRDFTNITSSKLERLEVRVDESEQNLDRVTGNVSFTTQLLGAINLNLIAVRGCSETLSHHSDFLLSLNGSVADVRVDAAGLRSQQEELAARLDKEVTSLSIIMEEMKLVDTKHSQLITNFTILQGPPGPRGPRGDKGPPGPAGQSGQKGEKGDKGASGIRGPRGEQGIPGPPGLPGLRGLPGVPGNPGSKGPRGSGGRAGPPGGKGEPGTAGLPGRDGQPGPQGAQGPPGIRGPIGPAGEQGPRGLQGPVGPPGPVGPPGPPGIPTRGAVSAMGPASLQDEGVAPTLWAPGCPPEWLHYRDKCYLISKDSHSFDDAKTACALNSASLLIIRDMEEQKWLQKQTTGKGYFWMGLTDREEENVWRWLDGSRPAFTKWKPGQPDNWGHGHDGDENCAGLIHDGLWNDFSCDDVMSYVCHKRQTQTPGSS, encoded by the exons ATGCATCGGAATGAACGTC ACGACTTTGCAGACGAGGAGGAAGTACAGTCTTTTGGATACAAGCGCTTTG CCATCCAGGAGGGCGCCCAGTGCACCAAATGCAAGAAGGAATGGGCACTGAAGACCTCCATAGCCTTGCTCTACGTGCTGTGTACGCTCCTCACCATAGCCGTTGCCGTACTTGGATATAAAG TGGTCAAAAGAGTCGACAGCGTGTCCGAAGGCGTCGCCAACTATGGGGGGAAGATCATCGCGGTGGAGACGGACTTGAAAAAGCTAG ATGATCAAAGCGGGGAAAAATCTGAGAACGCCACCACAGCGATCCATGCCTTCAAAAGTAAGGTGTGGGCCCTGCAGAGGCAACTGTCCACCATGGAGGAGCACCTCCACGGCGATCAGGTCAAGCTGAGCCAGCTGCAAAACCTCGACTCGGAAATCCAGAGCGGTCAGGCCTCCATCCGAGATCTGTTGGACAGCAACACGGCCGCCTTGCGCTTCGTCAACGGCACCCTGCACACGTACGGCGGCGTCCTGGGGGGTCTGCGGGACGACACCAACCGACTGCAGAGAGAACTCCAGCAGCAAGTGAAACTCCAGAACCAGGTCTTGCTGAGCATCGGTGGTCTGAATCTCACGCAGGCGCAGCAGCGCGGCCTCATTGAGGCTCTGCACCGCTCGGTGGACGACACAAGTCAGAATATCCAGAAAGTCCGCAATGACTTCCAAATCCTTGAGCAGACCACCAGACAGACGCGCTCCGATACCGAGTGGCTTCGGAGTAAAGTGGACAACCTGCAGGTTCTGGCAACCAATGCCTCGACGCTTTCCAAAGCCAACAATGACAGCCTGGAGGAGGTCGGATCCCAGCTGGCCTTTGTGTCCAGCCAGTTGCAGAACACCAGCACCTTGGCCGAGGCCCACGACCAGTCCCTGAAGGACATCCTGGACCGGCAGAGGGACTTCACCAACATTACATCATCTAAACTTGAGCGTCTGGAGGTGCGGGTGGACGAGTCAGAGCAGAACCTGGACCGGGTGACTGGCAACGTCAGCTTCACCACGCAGCTCCTGGGCGCCATAAACCTCAACCTCATCGCCGTGCGCGGTTGCTCGGAAACTCTCAGCCACCACTCGGACTTTCTGCTGAGCCTCAACGGCAGCGTGGCCGACGTGAGGGTGGACGCCGCCGGACTGCGATCCCAGCAGGAGGAGCTGGCGGCGCGCTTGGATAAGGAGGTCACCAGCCTGTCCATTATCATGGAGGAGATGAAGCTTGTGGACACCAAGCACTCCCAGTTGATCACCAACTTCACAATCCTACAGG GTCCTCCTGGTCCCAGAGGGCCTCGAGGGGACAAAGGACCTCCGGGACCGGCCGGTCAATCAGGTCAGAAAGGCGAGAAAGGGGACAAAGGTGCTTCAGGCATACGAGGGCCGAGAGGAGAGCAAGGGATTCCAGGGCCACCAGGTCTACCAGGCTTGAGGGGCCTTCCAGGTGTCCCGGGAAATCCGGGGTCCAAGGGCCCCAGGGGATCCGGGGGAAGGGCTGGACCTCCCGGTGGTAAGGGCGAGCCAGGAACCGCAGGTCTGCCCGGTAGAGACGGGCAGCCCGGTCCTCAGGGTGCGCAGGGTCCACCGGGCATCCGGGGTCCCATAGGGCCGGCCGGGGAGCAGGGTCCAAGGGGACTGCAAGGACCAGTGGGGCCTCCGGGGCCTGTGGGACCACCCGGACCACCTGGAATTCCCACACGGGGAGCTGTCAGCGCCATGGGCCCGGCATCACTTCAAGATGAGGGCGTCGCTCCGACACTGTGGGCCCCAG GTTGTCCGCCTGAGTGGCTTCACTACAGGGACAAGTGCTACTTGATCTCCAAGGACTCGCACAGCTTCGATGACGCTAAGACCGCTTGCGCGCTCAACTCGGCTTCCTTGTTGATCATCCGCGACATGGAGGAACAG AAATGGCTGCAGAAGCAGACGACGGGCAAGGGTTACTTCTGGATGGGTCTAACCGACCGGGAGGAGGAGAACGTCTGGCGCTGGCTGGACGGCAGCCGACCGGCTTTCAC GAAGTGGAAGCCCGGCCAGCCCGACAACTGGGGTCACGGCCACGACGGCGACGAGAACTGCGCGGGCCTCATCCACGACGGCCTGTGGAACGATTTCTCCTGCGACGACGTCATGAGCTACGTTTGCCACAAGCGACAGACGCAAACGC CAGGGAGCTCGTAG
- the LOC133492934 gene encoding collectin-12-like isoform X3: protein MKDDFADEEEVQSFGYKRFAIQEGAQCTKCKKEWALKTSIALLYVLCTLLTIAVAVLGYKVVKRVDSVSEGVANYGGKIIAVETDLKKLDDQSGEKSENATTAIHAFKSKVWALQRQLSTMEEHLHGDQVKLSQLQNLDSEIQSGQASIRDLLDSNTAALRFVNGTLHTYGGVLGGLRDDTNRLQRELQQQVKLQNQVLLSIGGLNLTQAQQRGLIEALHRSVDDTSQNIQKVRNDFQILEQTTRQTRSDTEWLRSKVDNLQVLATNASTLSKANNDSLEEVGSQLAFVSSQLQNTSTLAEAHDQSLKDILDRQRDFTNITSSKLERLEVRVDESEQNLDRVTGNVSFTTQLLGAINLNLIAVRGCSETLSHHSDFLLSLNGSVADVRVDAAGLRSQQEELAARLDKEVTSLSIIMEEMKLVDTKHSQLITNFTILQGPPGPRGPRGDKGPPGPAGQSGQKGEKGDKGASGIRGPRGEQGIPGPPGLPGLRGLPGVPGNPGSKGPRGSGGRAGPPGGKGEPGTAGLPGRDGQPGPQGAQGPPGIRGPIGPAGEQGPRGLQGPVGPPGPVGPPGPPGIPTRGAVSAMGPASLQDEGVAPTLWAPGCPPEWLHYRDKCYLISKDSHSFDDAKTACALNSASLLIIRDMEEQKWLQKQTTGKGYFWMGLTDREEENVWRWLDGSRPAFTKWKPGQPDNWGHGHDGDENCAGLIHDGLWNDFSCDDVMSYVCHKRQTQTPGSS, encoded by the exons ATGAAAG ACGACTTTGCAGACGAGGAGGAAGTACAGTCTTTTGGATACAAGCGCTTTG CCATCCAGGAGGGCGCCCAGTGCACCAAATGCAAGAAGGAATGGGCACTGAAGACCTCCATAGCCTTGCTCTACGTGCTGTGTACGCTCCTCACCATAGCCGTTGCCGTACTTGGATATAAAG TGGTCAAAAGAGTCGACAGCGTGTCCGAAGGCGTCGCCAACTATGGGGGGAAGATCATCGCGGTGGAGACGGACTTGAAAAAGCTAG ATGATCAAAGCGGGGAAAAATCTGAGAACGCCACCACAGCGATCCATGCCTTCAAAAGTAAGGTGTGGGCCCTGCAGAGGCAACTGTCCACCATGGAGGAGCACCTCCACGGCGATCAGGTCAAGCTGAGCCAGCTGCAAAACCTCGACTCGGAAATCCAGAGCGGTCAGGCCTCCATCCGAGATCTGTTGGACAGCAACACGGCCGCCTTGCGCTTCGTCAACGGCACCCTGCACACGTACGGCGGCGTCCTGGGGGGTCTGCGGGACGACACCAACCGACTGCAGAGAGAACTCCAGCAGCAAGTGAAACTCCAGAACCAGGTCTTGCTGAGCATCGGTGGTCTGAATCTCACGCAGGCGCAGCAGCGCGGCCTCATTGAGGCTCTGCACCGCTCGGTGGACGACACAAGTCAGAATATCCAGAAAGTCCGCAATGACTTCCAAATCCTTGAGCAGACCACCAGACAGACGCGCTCCGATACCGAGTGGCTTCGGAGTAAAGTGGACAACCTGCAGGTTCTGGCAACCAATGCCTCGACGCTTTCCAAAGCCAACAATGACAGCCTGGAGGAGGTCGGATCCCAGCTGGCCTTTGTGTCCAGCCAGTTGCAGAACACCAGCACCTTGGCCGAGGCCCACGACCAGTCCCTGAAGGACATCCTGGACCGGCAGAGGGACTTCACCAACATTACATCATCTAAACTTGAGCGTCTGGAGGTGCGGGTGGACGAGTCAGAGCAGAACCTGGACCGGGTGACTGGCAACGTCAGCTTCACCACGCAGCTCCTGGGCGCCATAAACCTCAACCTCATCGCCGTGCGCGGTTGCTCGGAAACTCTCAGCCACCACTCGGACTTTCTGCTGAGCCTCAACGGCAGCGTGGCCGACGTGAGGGTGGACGCCGCCGGACTGCGATCCCAGCAGGAGGAGCTGGCGGCGCGCTTGGATAAGGAGGTCACCAGCCTGTCCATTATCATGGAGGAGATGAAGCTTGTGGACACCAAGCACTCCCAGTTGATCACCAACTTCACAATCCTACAGG GTCCTCCTGGTCCCAGAGGGCCTCGAGGGGACAAAGGACCTCCGGGACCGGCCGGTCAATCAGGTCAGAAAGGCGAGAAAGGGGACAAAGGTGCTTCAGGCATACGAGGGCCGAGAGGAGAGCAAGGGATTCCAGGGCCACCAGGTCTACCAGGCTTGAGGGGCCTTCCAGGTGTCCCGGGAAATCCGGGGTCCAAGGGCCCCAGGGGATCCGGGGGAAGGGCTGGACCTCCCGGTGGTAAGGGCGAGCCAGGAACCGCAGGTCTGCCCGGTAGAGACGGGCAGCCCGGTCCTCAGGGTGCGCAGGGTCCACCGGGCATCCGGGGTCCCATAGGGCCGGCCGGGGAGCAGGGTCCAAGGGGACTGCAAGGACCAGTGGGGCCTCCGGGGCCTGTGGGACCACCCGGACCACCTGGAATTCCCACACGGGGAGCTGTCAGCGCCATGGGCCCGGCATCACTTCAAGATGAGGGCGTCGCTCCGACACTGTGGGCCCCAG GTTGTCCGCCTGAGTGGCTTCACTACAGGGACAAGTGCTACTTGATCTCCAAGGACTCGCACAGCTTCGATGACGCTAAGACCGCTTGCGCGCTCAACTCGGCTTCCTTGTTGATCATCCGCGACATGGAGGAACAG AAATGGCTGCAGAAGCAGACGACGGGCAAGGGTTACTTCTGGATGGGTCTAACCGACCGGGAGGAGGAGAACGTCTGGCGCTGGCTGGACGGCAGCCGACCGGCTTTCAC GAAGTGGAAGCCCGGCCAGCCCGACAACTGGGGTCACGGCCACGACGGCGACGAGAACTGCGCGGGCCTCATCCACGACGGCCTGTGGAACGATTTCTCCTGCGACGACGTCATGAGCTACGTTTGCCACAAGCGACAGACGCAAACGC CAGGGAGCTCGTAG
- the LOC133492934 gene encoding collectin-12-like isoform X2: MHRNERHDFADEEEVQSFGYKRFAIQEGAQCTKCKKEWALKTSIALLYVLCTLLTIAVAVLGYKVVKRVDSVSEGVANYGGKIIAVETDLKKLDDQSGEKSENATTAIHAFKSKVWALQRQLSTMEEHLHGDQVKLSQLQNLDSEIQSGQASIRDLLDSNTAALRFVNGTLHTYGGVLGGLRDDTNRLQRELQQQVKLQNQVLLSIGGLNLTQAQQRGLIEALHRSVDDTSQNIQKVRNDFQILEQTTRQTRSDTEWLRSKVDNLQVLATNASTLSKANNDSLEEVGSQLAFVSSQLQNTSTLAEAHDQSLKDILDRQRDFTNITSSKLERLEVRVDESEQNLDRVTGNVSFTTQLLGAINLNLIAVRGCSETLSHHSDFLLSLNGSVADVRVDAAGLRSQQEELAARLDKEVTSLSIIMEEMKLVDTKHSQLITNFTILQGPPGPRGPRGDKGPPGPAGQSGQKGEKGDKGASGIRGPRGEQGIPGPPGLPGLRGLPGVPGNPGSKGPRGSGGRAGPPGGKGEPGTAGLPGRDGQPGPQGAQGPPGIRGPIGPAGEQGPRGLQGPVGPPGPVGPPGPPGIPTRGAVSAMGPASLQDEGVAPTLWAPGCPPEWLHYRDKCYLISKDSHSFDDAKTACALNSASLLIIRDMEEQKWLQKQTTGKGYFWMGLTDREEENVWRWLDGSRPAFTKWKPGQPDNWGHGHDGDENCAGLIHDGLWNDFSCDDVMSYVCHKRQTQTRSS; encoded by the exons ATGCATCGGAATGAACGTC ACGACTTTGCAGACGAGGAGGAAGTACAGTCTTTTGGATACAAGCGCTTTG CCATCCAGGAGGGCGCCCAGTGCACCAAATGCAAGAAGGAATGGGCACTGAAGACCTCCATAGCCTTGCTCTACGTGCTGTGTACGCTCCTCACCATAGCCGTTGCCGTACTTGGATATAAAG TGGTCAAAAGAGTCGACAGCGTGTCCGAAGGCGTCGCCAACTATGGGGGGAAGATCATCGCGGTGGAGACGGACTTGAAAAAGCTAG ATGATCAAAGCGGGGAAAAATCTGAGAACGCCACCACAGCGATCCATGCCTTCAAAAGTAAGGTGTGGGCCCTGCAGAGGCAACTGTCCACCATGGAGGAGCACCTCCACGGCGATCAGGTCAAGCTGAGCCAGCTGCAAAACCTCGACTCGGAAATCCAGAGCGGTCAGGCCTCCATCCGAGATCTGTTGGACAGCAACACGGCCGCCTTGCGCTTCGTCAACGGCACCCTGCACACGTACGGCGGCGTCCTGGGGGGTCTGCGGGACGACACCAACCGACTGCAGAGAGAACTCCAGCAGCAAGTGAAACTCCAGAACCAGGTCTTGCTGAGCATCGGTGGTCTGAATCTCACGCAGGCGCAGCAGCGCGGCCTCATTGAGGCTCTGCACCGCTCGGTGGACGACACAAGTCAGAATATCCAGAAAGTCCGCAATGACTTCCAAATCCTTGAGCAGACCACCAGACAGACGCGCTCCGATACCGAGTGGCTTCGGAGTAAAGTGGACAACCTGCAGGTTCTGGCAACCAATGCCTCGACGCTTTCCAAAGCCAACAATGACAGCCTGGAGGAGGTCGGATCCCAGCTGGCCTTTGTGTCCAGCCAGTTGCAGAACACCAGCACCTTGGCCGAGGCCCACGACCAGTCCCTGAAGGACATCCTGGACCGGCAGAGGGACTTCACCAACATTACATCATCTAAACTTGAGCGTCTGGAGGTGCGGGTGGACGAGTCAGAGCAGAACCTGGACCGGGTGACTGGCAACGTCAGCTTCACCACGCAGCTCCTGGGCGCCATAAACCTCAACCTCATCGCCGTGCGCGGTTGCTCGGAAACTCTCAGCCACCACTCGGACTTTCTGCTGAGCCTCAACGGCAGCGTGGCCGACGTGAGGGTGGACGCCGCCGGACTGCGATCCCAGCAGGAGGAGCTGGCGGCGCGCTTGGATAAGGAGGTCACCAGCCTGTCCATTATCATGGAGGAGATGAAGCTTGTGGACACCAAGCACTCCCAGTTGATCACCAACTTCACAATCCTACAGG GTCCTCCTGGTCCCAGAGGGCCTCGAGGGGACAAAGGACCTCCGGGACCGGCCGGTCAATCAGGTCAGAAAGGCGAGAAAGGGGACAAAGGTGCTTCAGGCATACGAGGGCCGAGAGGAGAGCAAGGGATTCCAGGGCCACCAGGTCTACCAGGCTTGAGGGGCCTTCCAGGTGTCCCGGGAAATCCGGGGTCCAAGGGCCCCAGGGGATCCGGGGGAAGGGCTGGACCTCCCGGTGGTAAGGGCGAGCCAGGAACCGCAGGTCTGCCCGGTAGAGACGGGCAGCCCGGTCCTCAGGGTGCGCAGGGTCCACCGGGCATCCGGGGTCCCATAGGGCCGGCCGGGGAGCAGGGTCCAAGGGGACTGCAAGGACCAGTGGGGCCTCCGGGGCCTGTGGGACCACCCGGACCACCTGGAATTCCCACACGGGGAGCTGTCAGCGCCATGGGCCCGGCATCACTTCAAGATGAGGGCGTCGCTCCGACACTGTGGGCCCCAG GTTGTCCGCCTGAGTGGCTTCACTACAGGGACAAGTGCTACTTGATCTCCAAGGACTCGCACAGCTTCGATGACGCTAAGACCGCTTGCGCGCTCAACTCGGCTTCCTTGTTGATCATCCGCGACATGGAGGAACAG AAATGGCTGCAGAAGCAGACGACGGGCAAGGGTTACTTCTGGATGGGTCTAACCGACCGGGAGGAGGAGAACGTCTGGCGCTGGCTGGACGGCAGCCGACCGGCTTTCAC GAAGTGGAAGCCCGGCCAGCCCGACAACTGGGGTCACGGCCACGACGGCGACGAGAACTGCGCGGGCCTCATCCACGACGGCCTGTGGAACGATTTCTCCTGCGACGACGTCATGAGCTACGTTTGCCACAAGCGACAGACGCAAACGC GGAGCTCGTAG